The DNA sequence AAAGATCATAAGAGCGGATTTTTAATTCATCCAGGGAGCACTAAAATGTACCAAGATCTGAaagcaatgttctggtggccaggaatgaagaatgatgtggcattgcatgtGTCTAAATATTTAATGcgtcagaaggttaagattgagcatcagagaccatcagggacccttcaacctttggagattccacaatggaaatgggagagtatcgcaatgAATTTTGTGATAGGGTTGCCTAGAACCCGAtctggttgtgacgctatttggatagttgtggatcgactgacgaaatcagctcactttcttcctatccgaataagttTCACAATGGAAGAATTAGCTCGAGTAtatatcaaagagattgtcaggttacatggcgtgccttctaccattatatctgACAGAGATCCCCACTttacatcaaggttctggggagcttttcagcgtgcatttgggactcagttaagcttgagtactgcgtatcaccctcagacagatgcaaaatcagagagaactattcagaccttagagaatatgctaagggcttgtgttttggaccagccggcgagttgggatccgtatatgccattagtggagtttgcttataataatagctaccatgcaagtattggaatggctccatatgaagcTCTGCATggcaggaaatgtcaatctccgttgTGTTGGTATAAAACTGGAGAAAGAAGTTTGTTAGGACCTGAGATGATAACTGAAACTACTGAACAAATAAAGAAGATTTGTAaccgaatgcttatagcccaaagccaCCAGAAGAGTTATGCTTATCAGAGGCGAAAGcttttggaatttgaggaagagGAGCATATTTTTCTGAAAGTTATaccaaccactggagtgggaagagctattaaaactaagaaactgaatccccgttatattggaccgtttgagatcctgaagagaattgggtcggtagcttatagaattgccttaccacCGTATCTTTCGAATTTGTACGACGTGTTTcatgtgtcacagcttcggaagtatattCCTGATAcaagtcatgttctagaaccaaaaccaattcaagtaagagaagatctaacacttccTGTAATTCCGGTAAGAATTGATAACACCAGTGTTTAACGATTACATGGAAGGAAAGTATCATTAGTAAAAGCagcttggagtcgagctggtatcgaggaacatactTGGGAACTTGAATCAGATATGCGAAAGAactatccacatctcttttcaggtaactagatttgaattttgagggcaaaattctttattagatgggtaggatgtaaaccccggttaaattagtagataattagtcaataaattaatttttaataaggaggattagaaatgtgaatattatattaaattagggtagagctcatcgaaaagagaattttgacactaatttcgagaaaatcggtccaagattggaccgaacgggccgaactgggcccaaaccgggcccgtgggcccaaccaGCCCATCACTTAAGAAGACCGaagccttctcttttctttcattcaGTGTAAATGAAGCTTTCAGCTTCCAGGGAGAGGAGAAATGAGAAAAGCTCCCGAAACCCTTACGTTAATTTCCGAtcttcgtaacttctccgtccgagctccgatcgccgcaccgtttacggccacgcgttcatcgcgtcaagctctacatttctaccggaacaatttcataggtaagcccTTAAATATTCTCAGCCactcttttcccccaattttcgagttttgagaaggggtattgaatttctttgatttttgatgttttaggatccaattagcttgaggaaaatgttcactcttgcttatgtgaagcttgggtaaggtgaggatatgataattctattttattttcattgaatttgagctttgagtattaaattggatatatatgtgttatgaatgtgtattaggttatgaataaataattggagcttggaattgtggatattggaatttggaggaagctgagcctagtgtttattgaattttgaaaggGCTGTGTTTGTTTTGGAAGGGCTGTGTTTATTATAATTAAAGTGCCTTAATCGTTacgtgggaatcggccaaggtatggtttaggtttcttgcatttaatatataatgttctgtgaaaacttaggctagatgaccataggataagttggaatgcaggtgtatatttaatgtttagtaatgggTTGATAAATatgcttggtttggtttggtGATTTGTTTGTAAGATGATATTGGTTGCTAGTTGGATCTTTGAAAGGATATGTGATTGAATTGTTGATTATATGGCTATATTTTGGTTTGGTTGAATGATGATTGATGGGAAGACATGGAGCTTGTTAAGGATTATTGTTGGCAATTTGGATTGGTGGTAATAGGTTTGAAAATAATTGGAATGGaaatcttgaatgaaaaatgaggtattttgtgttaaaagcctaggatttgtgaactatgatttttagttgaattttggtcgttggatttgaatattgtatgagtataattgttgatctgaggtagatttattgtggtgattgttatgatgtgaggaagggtatgttgaattgaaaagaatgcaggtttggacccgaaaagggtggcaaagtccgagttttagaggagatgctgccgaaattttataaaaattagagattttgtttatatgattatttaaaaagatttagattcaaaggttatatggtttgattttgagttattaagaaaatgagcatgttttaagtttgattcatttagaaaagaatgaattacgttttgaattggaactattgatggacggaatgggaggtgtaatAATGaaagataaggattgaatatgattgatgtatgatgatgaatgagatgcgattgagaatgatgtggatgttgatgaattataattgaattatttatatggcttgaaTAAtttaatgatctgagatacgaggttccctggattaagtgccgtggcttgccaccacgtgtaccaggttgaaaactcgatactctgttgaccctacgacgtaagtgtgaccgggcactatataaattcccgggaatgttacccccattgagtaatattgattatttgagataaagctatgcatagactcttggggatgcacgtcgggggacagtctaaggacaattcagacttgtcgggttggctggataaccgacagatgagcctcatcagccataggacaggcatgcatcatatgcataatacttgaattacttgcttgtgttttaattgggtgtgcctatatgtatttgccatgttaaatgtgtatttgttacttgCAGtaattgtaaccttcttgtgcttgtctttatctgtctatttgtctgtgaaaatccatgatggagttggaggtatggaggaatagCAGTATGgtacttagatttaaggttaagttaagctaggtttaaatattcttagaaaaccacctctTATGGctcctgtttaatactttaagctctataatctgagtgtcggcgtcctaggattgcctctggcattcccaggaccttatatattatgtgtgtggcacctttaccatactgagaacctccggttctcattccatactatgttgttgtttttcagatgcaggtcgagagacacctcgttaggtgtctggactcttgaagcggagtggttactgggtaGTTTTATTGTACAGTGataaatatatatgtacttagctttctctctgcataacttgttcttttttatcctcttagaggtttatggagaggcaggattgtgtatatgtacttttgggtttttgatatgtatgtatatatgtgtaaatattctccggccagtcttgacttcgcaggctgagttaggagcttgttattttgtatctttggcactcttttcctacttctgttatcttatgtttgacagttacggttttcttagcacgcaagttaactcgttccttgagcgttgcgcttttatctcacgatttttatttcccctattcttcaaggctcctagcatattataattcttctgctattatatgtactcattttattttagaggtcgtaataccacaccaccttcgttttacgacttaagcgtaaagcttagtgtggtagggtgttacaaattctctccctctctcatctctttctatttatttatttatttactaacacttataattcgaaccctctctccctctctgtgttcgaattcttcatcttttctcttcttcattctactcttctattcttctactcacataaaggaatctctatactgtgacatagaggatttctattcttttctgttctcttctttttcatatgagcaggaacaaggataagaacattcttgttgaagctgatccagaacctgaaagaactctaaagaaaaagttaagagaagctaaggcacaacactctgaagaggacctgatagaattttttgaaaaagaagaagagatggccgaacccaacaataatggtggagatgcaaggaagatgcatggtgactttattgcaccctcttctgacttctgtggaaggagcatctcaattcctgcaattgaagcaaacaactttgagcttaagcctcaattagtttctctgatgcagcagaattgcaagtttcatggacttctattggaagatcctcatcagttcttagctaaattcttgcaaatctgtgacactgttaagaccaatggggttaatcttaaggtctacagacttatgctttttccttttactATAAAAGacaaagctaggacatggttggactcacaacctaaagaaagcctggactcttgggaaaagctgatcaatactttcttggccaaattctttccacctcaaaagttgagcaagcttagagtggaagtccaaaccttcagacagaaggaaggtgaatgcctctatgaagcttgggaaagatacaagcaattgatcagaaggtgtccttctgacatgttttcagaatggagcatcatatgtatattccatgatggtctgtctaaattgtccaagatgtcattggatcactctactggaggatctcttcatctgaagaagatgcctgcagaaacccaggaactcattgaaatggttgcaaataaccaattcatgtacacttctgaaaggaatcctgtgaataatgggacaactcagaagaaaagagttcttgtcttcttgagattgatactctgaatgccatattggcttagaacaaaatattgactcagcaagtcaatatgatctctcagagtctgtctgaagTACAAGCTGCAttaggcagtactaaggaggcttcctctgaagaagcctatgaccctgagaatcctgcaatggcagaagtgaattacatgggagaatcctatggaaacacctataatccttcatgaaggAATCATcttaatttctcatggaaggatcaacagaagcctaatcaaggctttaataataataatggtggaagaaacaggtttggcaatagcaaaccctttccatcatcttatcagcaacagacagagaattctaagcagagccactctgacttagcaactatagtctctgatctatctaagaccactttcagtttcatgactgaagcaaggtcctccattaaaaatttggaggcacaagtgggtcagctgagtaagaaagttactgaactccctcctagtactctcccaagcaatacagaagagaatccaaaaagagagtgcaaggctataaatttaaccaacatggccgaacctgtagaggagggaaaggcagtgacttctagtgaggaagacctcaatggacgtccactagccactaaggagttccctattgaggaaccaaaggaatctgaggctcaaatagagaccatagagattccactgaacttactattgtcattcatgagctctgatgagtattcttcctctgaagatgatgaagatattattaaagagcaagttgctcagtatctaggagcaatcatgaagctgaatgccaagttatttggtaatgagacttgggaggatgaaccctcattgctcatcaatgaactaaatgatctggttcaactgaaattacctcagaagaaacaggatcctgaaaagttcttaataccttataccataggcaccatgacctttaagaaagctctgtgtgaccttggaacagggataaacctcatgcccctctctataatggagaaactagggatatttgaggtgcaagctgcaagaatctcactagagatggcagacaattcaaggaaacatgcttatggacttgtagaggatgtcttagtgaaggttgaaggctattacatccctgctgattttataatcctagacactgggaaggatgaagatgaatccatcatcctatgaagacccttcctagccgcagcaagagctgtgattgatgtggacagaggagagttagtccagcaattgaatgaggactaccttgtgtttaaggctcaaggatcttcttcttagGGGTGGGCAAAAAATCCACATTTTGGATTTTAaaccaaatccaaaccaaaccatttaaaaaaaaactagttttaaataaaaaaaaaatccaaaccaaactatatttattttacaatttggTTTTTGATCCAATCTATTTAAATGGTTTTAAATCCGTATCCAGATCCAGATCCAAATTAAAATCCACATCCAAAAAAACCCTAATTTTGAGTCTTCTCCTCTTCTCCTCTTCGACAAATCCTCTTCGACAAAACCAAATCTACTCTTCGCCACCGTCAACATTTCTTCTTCTCTGCCTCTCGTCGGAGCTCGCCGGTGGTTCGTCGGCATCTACCTCTTCGAGTCTTCAGTCTTCACTTTGATTCGAGACTCTGTCTCTCTGCCTCGACCTCCCATTCGCGACTCTGTCTTCTCTCTTTTttggttctcttcttctttcgtTGGTGGCTCGCCAGAGCTCATGCTCATCAATTGAGGTAAGCCTCCTCCTTACCCTTGGTTCTGAGTTCTGAGTTTTATCTgggttttttctattttgttgatttgttttgttttgttcctTCATGAGTATACTGACTTCTTCACTTCAATGGATTGAATGTGCAGATTTTAAAATCTCTTAGTATTGAACATTTGAACTCTCCATTTCAATGGATCCTGCTGTAAGTTTCTTCTTCACTGTGGTTCactttttgttgaaaaatatctaattaaactaAGTAGTAGTTGAATCCTTGATGAACTGATTGCCATgctcatttattatttttttggttcatgcatgtaccataatatatatagtatatatgtAGCGCTAGTTGTTTATATACGGTGTatgaattttcaaattaaacCCCCTTAAAACTTGATTTCGTAAAAAATCTACTTGCTGAATTAAGCAAATAAAACTAACAACCAATCTCCTAATCTCTTATAGGAATTAGAATTAGATAGACTAGTAGTTGAAGTTGCAGGGATGAATGATGAATTTGAACAATGCTGCATAAGAGGGATAGTAAGAACACTTCAAATGGTGACATTGATTCAAGAACTTTAGTAAGAAGTGTATTAACTGTGGTTCAATTAGCAATCATATGAAAAATCATTATTTAGTTGAAgaaaactaacttatcttatacaTGTTTCCGACTTTGTTGTTctgatttttgttgtaaatagaATTTtgttctgaaaaatcattaactgTGTTCTGCCTTGGCCTTCTTTTTCTTATCCTTATTTACTGCCTTGAATCTCTCGCTCTAGCAAGTAGCAACTATAGTATAGGCAATGGAAACAACTCAAGATCTTAGGACTTAGGAGTGCTTGCTTTCACTAGTCCCCACCTTAATTTTGTTGATATGAAACACTGCTGCTGTCTTGTTCTGCTGTTTTGAGGTACAGGACAGTGATTTAGTGAATGTGTTGGTTGTGGTTAGTTAACcgatttattcaatgaaattagTGAAGTGCATGTTGGGATTAATTATAAATGTCTCTTCTTCGTTATTTTTAGGCACTGTGGAATTGGCTTTTGCTGGTGTTTCCATGACCATCTTTAACATCATATCAAAGCTTTTCAATATTCCCCTTCTAAGTGTTGCTACATCTTTTGTTGCTGAGGACATAGCCAAAACTGCTGCCAAAGAATATCTTTCGGGTGAATTTTATGTCCACAGTTAACTTCTTCATAGCTCATATATGTTGCTTGCTATCATTTTTCATTGTCAACTCATGCCATGAATGAATTTCCCTGCAGAGCACAGTGGTATACAAAATATTGGCAATGGTAAATCCTTCGAAAGAGGCAATCGAAAAAAGCAATTTTTCTCTGTCTCCACTGCTTTGCTATTAGCACTTGGGATTGGAATTTTTGAGGCTTTAGCTCCTGCTGTTGTACTTTCTTTGGCTTTACAAGGCATTTTCCATGGTTTTAAGGATACAAAAACTCCTGTTCTATGCCTAGGCAAGTGCTTGGTTTAAATTCTGTTTCTTTGCTACATTCATCTTTTGAATGGTTTTtgtattattttctttatttatttttatatattttgtatgtgCTTTGACACCTTGCTCTGCTATCTAGTGCTTCAAAATTAATGTTTTCTTATCCCTTTGAATGGTTCATGAAtaaattgttattattaatttattactgAAAATAAATTGTTGATCATTGCAGCCATACTATACATTGTAATAATATGCTTCAATATAATTTAGTAAATTTTATATATAGAAATCAATATCTTTTAGGATTAGTAGTAGTTTTATTAGCCAAAAAAGTTGACGGTGATGAAAATCAGGGGCTGCCGTGCTGGTTTGGAAAGGTTTCGGAGGgttgtgttttttaatttttaatttttggtttcAGTGTGTTGAATATAACAAtgtgaaaattggatttttaaaaactagttttaaaattgaatttttggttGAAGAAACTAGtttaaaactggattttataaaaaaaaccggattttagatttggatttaaaaaaaaCCGGATTTTAGATTTGGATTTAAAAAACCGAATTTAAAACCGGTTTTATATGTAAAATTGGATTTAAAACCGGTTTGTAAGTAAAACCGGATTTAAATTCTAAAACCGATTTAAAactggtttttattttttcaaaccgATTTAGAATCGATTTCTCTCTTCAATCCAGTTTTGGTTTGGTTTCATGAACCATAAAACTGATTCTGAAATGGATCCAGTTTGGATTTATAAAAATCCAAACCATGCCCACCCCTACACACTACCACACCACTCCCTTATCCTAAATTCCACAACAGCTACCACTCCACAATACAagtcaaccaaacacatcaacaaCCACCCAGAGAAATTAAGAGGGACAAAATAAAGAGAGCTTGAGAGTATTTGGGTTTGAAAGATGCAGCGTTAGTAGCTAGAGCATGCGAGATAGATGAAGAGGAGTTGAGTGAAGTGAAAGACGGCTTGAATGCATTGACTGACAAAACTTAATTACAGAAGAGATGTTAATCCCTTATATACATACAAATATACAATAGATAAATGCCATGTCAGCTGGCTCCTAACAGATTCTAACAAACGGAATTGATCAGTACATGTCAAGTTGCAAGTTCTAACTACTCCTAACCTCCTACTTTCCACAATTAGTAAGTTGTTAGTTCAGTTGGTTAGTCTGCTTCCGTACGAGTCAGGTAACGTTGGGGCAAGTAGCATTGGCCCACCCTATAGCATAGAACTCAAAAGTGAAACCCAATGTTATAAAAATGTGTCAATTAAGCAAAATTCGTTAATAGTTTACGATGAATTTTCCAGAAAGACTACCATTGTCTCAGTAAACAGGGTCACGAACTTCACCCCCCCCCAACACACAAGAATTGTGTTGTCTTTCcggaaaaacggaaaaaactgtaTCGAGTATTTACTCATTATCATTGAAATGAAAGAAACTTTTGGAAAGACAAATgctatagaaaataattcaattttGGTGGGTGACAAACTgacaataaattttataatattaagtaGACGAGATAACAAAATCCGGACAGATAAATTTTAGATAAAGAGTCGATATCAAAACATAGAATTTCGTAACTTCAATGACTTTTAGATGGCAGGTTGAGTCATAAGATGAGGGAGGGAAAATATGTTCAAGCTTGAGTTCGTGAATAAGAATTTGAATTGCACTCAGGAACATTACAATGGAGATATTTACAAGATCAAACTACGGTAAGATCGATTGATCAGTGATGCAAACACATTGAATTCCAAATTTACATCAAACAGCGCAGAAAACCAATCCAATCCGAATTGCAAGGACAGGCCAGTGTACAAATGCTAAAACTACTATATCACAACCTTTCCCCAAGCTGCATTTCACAATTTCAGAGGAGCTTTGATATGACTTGGCAAGAAGTCCAGAAAGCTTTAGTAGCAACCTTAACAATAACAGGGTTTTGATATATCCTGTAGACAATCGAGAAGGattaatgaaaatgaaattaatacTTCCTCTGTTGTCTTTTATTTGTATCCAGCGACAAATTAAACAGAACCGAAGGAGTAAGTTCAATGCCCTTGCAATTGTTTATACTGAATCAAAAGTAATTTCACAACAGGTAGCACATAGTCAAATCATGCCATAACATTAATTTGGGGGA is a window from the Arachis hypogaea cultivar Tifrunner chromosome 17, arahy.Tifrunner.gnm2.J5K5, whole genome shotgun sequence genome containing:
- the LOC112762404 gene encoding uncharacterized protein; protein product: MTEARSSIKNLEAQVGQLSKKVTELPPSTLPSNTEENPKRECKAINLTNMAEPVEEGKAVTSSEEDLNGRPLATKEFPIEEPKESEAQIETIEIPLNLLLSFMSSDEYSSSEDDEDIIKEQVAQYLGAIMKLNAKLFGNETWEDEPSLLINELNDLVQLKLPQKKQDPEKFLIPYTIGTMTFKKALCDLGTGINLMPLSIMEKLGIFEVQAARISLEMADNSRKHAYGLVEDVLVKVEGYYIPADFIILDTGKDEDESIIL